From one Flavobacterium sp. N502536 genomic stretch:
- the ribH gene encoding 6,7-dimethyl-8-ribityllumazine synthase → MATQNKNLSEYDKNTIPNAKDFRFGIVVSEWNETVTEGLYNGAFDALTDCDVPAQQIIRWNVPGSFELIYGAKKMLQTQNVDAVIVIGCVIQGETKHFDFVCEGVTQGIKDLNVQTDIPVIFCVLTDNNMQQSIDRSGGIHGNKGTEAAIAAIKMAYIRQQASLSHPFHQPLLSSGAIQIEETPIKIEKE, encoded by the coding sequence ATGGCTACTCAAAATAAAAATCTATCGGAATACGATAAAAACACAATCCCAAATGCGAAAGATTTTCGATTTGGGATTGTTGTTTCTGAATGGAATGAAACGGTTACAGAAGGACTTTACAACGGCGCTTTTGATGCCTTAACAGATTGTGATGTTCCGGCTCAGCAAATTATTCGTTGGAATGTTCCAGGGAGTTTCGAGCTGATTTATGGTGCAAAAAAAATGCTGCAAACGCAAAATGTAGATGCAGTAATTGTAATTGGATGTGTGATCCAGGGCGAAACAAAACACTTTGATTTTGTTTGCGAAGGAGTAACACAAGGAATAAAAGACCTGAATGTTCAGACTGATATTCCGGTTATTTTCTGTGTTTTAACAGACAATAACATGCAACAGTCAATTGACAGAAGTGGAGGAATTCACGGAAACAAAGGGACTGAGGCTGCCATTGCAGCAATCAAAATGGCATACATTCGCCAACAGGCTTCTTTGTCACATCCGTTCCATCAGCCTTTGTTGTCTTCAGGAGCAATTCAGATAGAAGAAACACCGATTAAAATTGAGAAAGAATAA
- a CDS encoding tetratricopeptide repeat protein: MATYNKRGYKAPKEKEVKEVNEETQVIIDEKDSTTAGVFSKLDETASKTEDWVAKNQKIIIGLVAGIAIATIGYLAYQKFVEAPKQDEAASEMFVAQQNFEKATNGVASDSLYKLALNGSEGKFGFVKIADEYSGTDAGNLANYYAGIASLNIGKYDDAIKYLGEFKSKEAIVGALAIGAIGDAYSQKNQQKEALDYYVKAAESNKNDFTTPRFLLKAGKTALALGQKEDALKYLTDIKDNYDATPEAAAVDVLIGLAQ; this comes from the coding sequence ATGGCAACTTACAATAAAAGAGGATATAAAGCACCAAAAGAGAAAGAAGTTAAAGAAGTAAATGAGGAAACACAGGTAATTATTGATGAAAAAGACAGCACAACGGCTGGAGTTTTCTCTAAATTAGATGAAACTGCTTCAAAAACTGAGGATTGGGTAGCTAAAAATCAAAAAATCATTATTGGTTTAGTTGCTGGTATTGCAATTGCTACTATTGGCTATTTGGCTTACCAAAAATTTGTTGAAGCTCCTAAGCAGGATGAGGCTGCAAGCGAAATGTTTGTTGCTCAGCAAAACTTTGAAAAAGCAACTAACGGTGTAGCAAGCGATTCTTTATACAAACTGGCTTTAAATGGTTCTGAAGGTAAATTCGGATTCGTTAAAATTGCTGACGAGTACTCAGGAACTGATGCCGGAAATTTAGCGAACTATTATGCAGGTATTGCTTCTTTGAATATTGGTAAATATGATGATGCAATTAAGTATTTAGGAGAGTTTAAATCAAAAGAAGCTATTGTAGGTGCTTTGGCAATTGGTGCTATTGGAGATGCTTATTCTCAAAAGAACCAACAAAAAGAAGCTTTAGACTATTATGTAAAAGCAGCTGAATCGAATAAAAATGATTTCACTACACCTCGTTTCTTGTTAAAAGCAGGTAAAACAGCTTTGGCTTTAGGTCAAAAAGAAGATGCTTTGAAATATTTAACAGATATCAAAGACAACTACGATGCAACTCCGGAAGCTGCAGCTGTTGATGTATTGATTGGATTAGCACAATAA